In one Magallana gigas chromosome 9, xbMagGiga1.1, whole genome shotgun sequence genomic region, the following are encoded:
- the LOC117692189 gene encoding uncharacterized protein isoform X1 — MCSIKKKNHTRFLKVLLVILFCVIKVCICAKSCAQSLMTKQYVSSCPQTKTAWDEAAARKNCSAVKQSCTSPDNFVYHCLANSYQNKLIEVCGVRTPITFPVCAEYNEGGNLVQENHFTDCSGYNPPCPNRYPSTDAFKYPGCYIITQEVTTETTISKTTTTTATTNINQSTKAVMTTEKSEQDHTMSLHTDSPMPPFDMYLPYSQLFLSGIVAAGIVIPCMSIVSVVLICSRRNLKPGGDVTETQPGKQDADMKKRGENGTSDLEHTPLDFYFYLLIYYYYLFLYLLTYLFIYNRKALTRVVQLSDYVNRN, encoded by the exons ATGTGCAGTATCAAAAAGAAGAACCACACGCGCTTTCTTAAAGTTTTGCTAGTTATTTTGTTTTGCGTAATAAAAGTGTGT atttgtgCAAAAAGTTGCGCCCAATCGTTGATGACAAAGCAATATGTGTCGTCCTGTCCTCAAACTAAGACCGCCTGGGATGAAGCAGCTGCAAGAAAAAACTGTTCTGCCGTGAAGCAAAGCTGTACATCGCCAGATAACTTTGTTTATCACTGTCTAGCGAACTCGTACCAGAACAAACTAATTGAAGTTTGCGGTGTAAGAACACCCATCACTTTTC CTGTGTGTGCTGAGTACAATGAAGGAGGTAATCTGGTCCAGGAAAATCACTTCACGGACTGTAGTGGCTACAATCCTCCGTGCCCCAATCGCTATCCATCCACGGACGCTTTTAAGT ATCCTGGTTGCTACATAATAACTCAAGAGGTCACCACAGAAACAACAATAtcgaaaacaacaacaacaacagcaacaacaaaCATAAATCAATCAACAAAAGCTGTCATGACTACCGAAAAGTCAGAACAAGACCATACTATGAGTTTGCATACAGACAGTCCAATGCCTCCTTTTGACATGTACTTGCCATACTCACAACTGTTTTTGTC GGGCATTGTTGCTGCAGGAATAGTTATCCCATGTATGTCGATCGTCTCTGTAGTGTTAATTTGTTCACGACGAAACCTGAAACCAGGTGGTGACGTCACAGAAACACAACCAG GTAAACAGGATGCAGACATGAAGAAAAGGGGAGAAAATGGCACTTCAGATTTGGAACACACGCCgctagatttttatttttatttattgatttattactattatttatttttatatttattgacctatttatttatttataatcgTAAAGCGCTAACACGCGTTGTTCAGTTATCTGATTACGTGAACAGAAATTGA
- the LOC117692189 gene encoding uncharacterized protein isoform X2: MTKQYVSSCPQTKTAWDEAAARKNCSAVKQSCTSPDNFVYHCLANSYQNKLIEVCGVRTPITFPVCAEYNEGGNLVQENHFTDCSGYNPPCPNRYPSTDAFKYPGCYIITQEVTTETTISKTTTTTATTNINQSTKAVMTTEKSEQDHTMSLHTDSPMPPFDMYLPYSQLFLSGIVAAGIVIPCMSIVSVVLICSRRNLKPGGDVTETQPGKQDADMKKRGENGTSDLEHTPLDFYFYLLIYYYYLFLYLLTYLFIYNRKALTRVVQLSDYVNRN, from the exons ATGACAAAGCAATATGTGTCGTCCTGTCCTCAAACTAAGACCGCCTGGGATGAAGCAGCTGCAAGAAAAAACTGTTCTGCCGTGAAGCAAAGCTGTACATCGCCAGATAACTTTGTTTATCACTGTCTAGCGAACTCGTACCAGAACAAACTAATTGAAGTTTGCGGTGTAAGAACACCCATCACTTTTC CTGTGTGTGCTGAGTACAATGAAGGAGGTAATCTGGTCCAGGAAAATCACTTCACGGACTGTAGTGGCTACAATCCTCCGTGCCCCAATCGCTATCCATCCACGGACGCTTTTAAGT ATCCTGGTTGCTACATAATAACTCAAGAGGTCACCACAGAAACAACAATAtcgaaaacaacaacaacaacagcaacaacaaaCATAAATCAATCAACAAAAGCTGTCATGACTACCGAAAAGTCAGAACAAGACCATACTATGAGTTTGCATACAGACAGTCCAATGCCTCCTTTTGACATGTACTTGCCATACTCACAACTGTTTTTGTC GGGCATTGTTGCTGCAGGAATAGTTATCCCATGTATGTCGATCGTCTCTGTAGTGTTAATTTGTTCACGACGAAACCTGAAACCAGGTGGTGACGTCACAGAAACACAACCAG GTAAACAGGATGCAGACATGAAGAAAAGGGGAGAAAATGGCACTTCAGATTTGGAACACACGCCgctagatttttatttttatttattgatttattactattatttatttttatatttattgacctatttatttatttataatcgTAAAGCGCTAACACGCGTTGTTCAGTTATCTGATTACGTGAACAGAAATTGA
- the LOC117692189 gene encoding uncharacterized protein isoform X3, which translates to MCSIKKKNHTRFLKVLLVILFCVIKVCICAKSCAQSLMTKQYVSSCPQTKTAWDEAAARKNCSAVKQSCTSPDNFVYHCLANSYQNKLIEVCGVRTPITFPVCAEYNEGGNLVQENHFTDCSGYNPPCPNRYPSTDAFKYPGCYIITQEVTTETTISKTTTTTATTNINQSTKAVMTTEKSEQDHTMSLHTDSPMPPFDMYLPYSQLFLSGIVAAGIVIPCMSIVSVVLICSRRNLKPGGDVTETQPEEMLRMVNRMQT; encoded by the exons ATGTGCAGTATCAAAAAGAAGAACCACACGCGCTTTCTTAAAGTTTTGCTAGTTATTTTGTTTTGCGTAATAAAAGTGTGT atttgtgCAAAAAGTTGCGCCCAATCGTTGATGACAAAGCAATATGTGTCGTCCTGTCCTCAAACTAAGACCGCCTGGGATGAAGCAGCTGCAAGAAAAAACTGTTCTGCCGTGAAGCAAAGCTGTACATCGCCAGATAACTTTGTTTATCACTGTCTAGCGAACTCGTACCAGAACAAACTAATTGAAGTTTGCGGTGTAAGAACACCCATCACTTTTC CTGTGTGTGCTGAGTACAATGAAGGAGGTAATCTGGTCCAGGAAAATCACTTCACGGACTGTAGTGGCTACAATCCTCCGTGCCCCAATCGCTATCCATCCACGGACGCTTTTAAGT ATCCTGGTTGCTACATAATAACTCAAGAGGTCACCACAGAAACAACAATAtcgaaaacaacaacaacaacagcaacaacaaaCATAAATCAATCAACAAAAGCTGTCATGACTACCGAAAAGTCAGAACAAGACCATACTATGAGTTTGCATACAGACAGTCCAATGCCTCCTTTTGACATGTACTTGCCATACTCACAACTGTTTTTGTC GGGCATTGTTGCTGCAGGAATAGTTATCCCATGTATGTCGATCGTCTCTGTAGTGTTAATTTGTTCACGACGAAACCTGAAACCAGGTGGTGACGTCACAGAAACACAACCAG AAGAAATGCTCAGAATG GTAAACAGGATGCAGACATGA
- the LOC117692189 gene encoding uncharacterized protein isoform X4 yields the protein MCSIKKKNHTRFLKVLLVILFCVIKVCICAKSCAQSLMTKQYVSSCPQTKTAWDEAAARKNCSAVKQSCTSPDNFVYHCLANSYQNKLIEVCGVRTPITFPVCAEYNEGGNLVQENHFTDCSGYNPPCPNRYPSTDAFKYPGCYIITQEVTTETTISKTTTTTATTNINQSTKAVMTTEKSEQDHTMSLHTDSPMPPFDMYLPYSQLFLSGIVAAGIVIPCMSIVSVVLICSRRNLKPGGDVTETQPEEMLRMV from the exons ATGTGCAGTATCAAAAAGAAGAACCACACGCGCTTTCTTAAAGTTTTGCTAGTTATTTTGTTTTGCGTAATAAAAGTGTGT atttgtgCAAAAAGTTGCGCCCAATCGTTGATGACAAAGCAATATGTGTCGTCCTGTCCTCAAACTAAGACCGCCTGGGATGAAGCAGCTGCAAGAAAAAACTGTTCTGCCGTGAAGCAAAGCTGTACATCGCCAGATAACTTTGTTTATCACTGTCTAGCGAACTCGTACCAGAACAAACTAATTGAAGTTTGCGGTGTAAGAACACCCATCACTTTTC CTGTGTGTGCTGAGTACAATGAAGGAGGTAATCTGGTCCAGGAAAATCACTTCACGGACTGTAGTGGCTACAATCCTCCGTGCCCCAATCGCTATCCATCCACGGACGCTTTTAAGT ATCCTGGTTGCTACATAATAACTCAAGAGGTCACCACAGAAACAACAATAtcgaaaacaacaacaacaacagcaacaacaaaCATAAATCAATCAACAAAAGCTGTCATGACTACCGAAAAGTCAGAACAAGACCATACTATGAGTTTGCATACAGACAGTCCAATGCCTCCTTTTGACATGTACTTGCCATACTCACAACTGTTTTTGTC GGGCATTGTTGCTGCAGGAATAGTTATCCCATGTATGTCGATCGTCTCTGTAGTGTTAATTTGTTCACGACGAAACCTGAAACCAGGTGGTGACGTCACAGAAACACAACCAG AAGAAATGCTCAGAATGGTATAA
- the LOC117682572 gene encoding uncharacterized protein, whose translation MLNYEQSQALEFIKSGHSCVVLGQAGTGKSYLIKETLKKLNNKNVSVTASTGLAARQFTAATTILHWAGLMDGRFENQHLLRIISEETRNRIKTCNVLIIDEISMISRKVFEQLEFICRSVKDPSLYFGGLQVVCVGDFFQLPPVPNDIYRDPGDHAFASDTWRKTVPHIITLKTVIRQSDKDLILAINELERGVPSHQTNQLMLALERPLSRNNPCVLFGTNFEVDCFNMTELHKMQGESTSYVAEEEGEQKYLRKMNANKVLLLKEGAPVMLIRNLSDTLVNGLLGTVFKLEDDGPTVKFEDKIIKLSKVTFSVYDPSQCITVAERKQYPICLAFAMTVHKSQGLTLPCVIVDCKNIFQAGQIGVAVGRSTDSEGLCIKNYDPKCSKQHPQAVNDYCTSSGAPALEDLSCCRKVFEDDIFEEEFFPTCDIYVAENSDESDFDEDDIKMMEELERVESTSTNTSDGQGHQQDTRRLLNEMRAPYPLSDKQKGLNADIDYIEGKFHLFVDFVKILSQKIELMKNEHCSTSQTVKNWNSFYSSYHTFMQSPEYNALCKSLFQSRNVNYLLCGSIATAVRKNIITSQTPKESDQLKTSCDICISDFAHGKIRYVGGRAVAKVKYHNTNLVRNDLRNFGQIYNQQAKVKVSLLQTTIVSQADVECSKYSRSIIDVKRKQNLSCGLTNISDNTFEFFLELEKIRIPLYSEDQLRIHGQNMLQHIHSTVLKNEKLFSLWTSLFSKLQTSMFTLDSDSDDCSLIVSDMIDGASAIVCLFEDIVQSYLRVTDSEYRKKLLEDIGQKKSMELRKKVLTKGKAQTSTTNTDISIDALLKTTCSNREAYHLKLKAALLENSGILNTFKKKELLILGKFYNTKLKQSDKKEVQCDILRNAILKSEKMPNPDVELSL comes from the exons ATGTTGAACTACGAACAATCACAGGCCTTAGAATTTATCAAAAGTGGACACAGTTGTGTCGTTTTGGGGCAAGCAGGGACTGGGAAATCATATCTTATAAAAGAAACGCTCAAGAAACTTAATAACAAAAACGTTTCTGTTACTGCAAGCACGGGACTTGCAGCCCGACAGTTCACGGCAGCCACAACTATTCTCCATTGGGCTGGACTAATGGATGGGAGATTTGAAAACCAGCATCTTTTGCGTATTATAAGTGAAGAAACTCGAAACAGAATTAAAACGTGTAACGTTTTGATTATCGATGAAATCAGCATGATCAGTCGGAAAGTTTTTGAGCAG cttGAGTTTATCTGTAGATCAGTTAAAGATCCCAGTCTTTATTTTGGTGGATTGCAG GTTGTCTGTGTTGGTGATTTTTTCCAATTACCACCAGTTCCAAATGACATCTACAGGGATCCGGGAGATCACGCATTTGCTTCAGATACATGGAGAAAGACTGTTCCACACATTATTACACTCAAAACTGTTATTCGCCAGAGTGACAAAGACCTGATCTTAGCCATCAATGAATTAGAAcggggggttccaagtcatcaAACTAACCAGCTGATGCTTGCACTAGAGAGACCCTTGTCAAGAAACAATCCATGTGTTCTCTTTGGAACAAATTTTGAAGTGGATTGCTTTAACATGACAGAACTACACAAAATGCAAGGAGAATCAACAAGCTACGTTGCCGAAGAAGAAGGCGAACAAAAATATCTCCGCAAGATGAATGCAAATAAGGTTCTTCTTCTTAAAGAAGGTGCTCCAGTAATGCTGATTAGGAACCTTTCTGACACTTTAGTCAATGGTTTACTTGGCACTGTTTTCAAGTTGGAAGATGATGGGCCCACTGTGAAGTTTgaagacaaaataataaaattaagcaAAGTGACATTTAGTGTGTATGACCCTTCTCAATGTATTACAGTAGCTGAAAGAAAACAATATCCAATATGTTTGGCTTTTGCCATGACTGTCCATAAATCTCAGGGATTAACTTTGCCCTGTGTTATTGTTGACTGTAAAAACATATTCCAGGCAGGTCAGATAGGTGTTGCTGTTGGACGTTCAACAGACAGTGAAGGACTCTGCATCAAGAACTACGATCCCAAATGCAGCAAGCAGCACCCTCAGGCTGTGAATGATTACTGTACATCGTCAGGAGCTCCTGCTTTAGAAGATTTATCTTGCTGCCGAAAA gTGTTTGAAGATGACATATTTGAAGAGGAATTCTTTCCTACCTGTGATATATATGTAGCTGAAAATTCTGATGAGTCTGACTTTGATGAAGATGACATTAAAATGATGGAAGAGCTAGAAAGG GTTGAGAGCACAAGCACAAATACAAGTGATGGTCAAGGTCATCAACAGGATACAAGACGTTTGCTCAATGAAATGAGGGCTCCATACCCTTTATCAGACAAACAGAAGGGACTGAATGCTGACATAGATTATATTGAGGGGAAATTCCATCTATTTGTggattttgtgaaaattttgtcACAAAAGATAGAATTAATGAAGAATGAGCATTGTAGTACTTCTCAAACAGTGAAAAATTGGAATTCATTTTATTCGAGCTATCATACCTTTATGCAGTCTCCGGAATACAATGCGTTATGCAAATCTCTTTTTCAAAGTCGAAATGTTAATTACTTACTCTGTGGAAGTATTGCTACAGCTGTTCGAAAGAACATCATTACATCACAGACACCTAAAGAGTCAGACCAGCTCAAAACATCTTGTGATATATGTATATCTGACTTTGCACATGGCAAAATACGTTATGTTGGGGGTCGTGCTGTGGCAAAAGTGAAGTATCATAATACTAACTTGGTGCGAAATGACTTGAGAAATTTTGGGCAAATCTACAACCAACAAGCAAAAGTTAAAGTTTCATTGCTTCAAACCACTATTGTTTCTCAAGCTGATGTTGAATGCTCTAAGTATTCTCGCAGTATAATTGAtgtcaaaagaaaacaaaatttgtcaTGTGGCCTTACAAACATATCAGacaatacatttgaatttttcttggAATTAGAGAAAATTCGAATTCCTTTATATAGTGAAGATCAACTTAGGATTCATGGACAGAACATGCTGCAGCATATTCACTCGACAGTACTTAAGAACGAAAAATTGTTCAGTTTATGGACTAGTTTATTTTCTAAACTGCAGACCAGTATGTTTACTTTAGATTCAGATTCAGATGATTGTTCTTTGATAGTGTCTGACATGATAGATGGAGCTTCAGCAATAGTCTGTTTATTTGAAGACATTGTGCAATCCTACTTGAGAGTCACAGACTCCGAATACCGGAAAAAACTTTTAGAAGATATCGGACAAAAGAAATCTATGGAGCTTAGAAAAAAGGTTTTAACAAAAGGAAAAGCTCAAACCTCCACAACAAATACGGACATTTCCATTGATGCTTTGCTTAAAACTACATGTTCAAACAGAGAAGCGTATCATTTAAAACTTAAGGCCGCTTTACTTGAAAATTCAGGAATACTAAATACATTTAAGAAGAAAGAACTGTTAATTTTGGGAAAGTTTTACAACACTAAGCTAAAGCAATCTGACAAGAAGGAAGTTCAGTGTGATATTTTAAGGAATGCTATTTTGAAATCTGAGAAGATGCCAAATCCAGATGTTGAGTTGAGTCTCTGA
- the LOC136271476 gene encoding uncharacterized protein encodes MATRSCVLIPANLQSISKYIPEDFFLIRSSSTSAVYGRDTSLICNGFKVLMEVMIHEDGSIQISVGNKIKTLKDLDKIDLNSLKVNSFFCLLKSFRFCEGVDAKLTSKENKENIILQTNAHHNCTAYSPQCIKVLPLNSKRETITCHHCKSMRHKDSDEPELPIEKPPFPPPPPPSLPPPSSAINSILNTPTEIVNYLKQVAPYLVEGQLALIKSQLMNSSVSSVKSRKWDFDIMQLALSIWTRSPRAYEQLCFSKKLILPCVNTLSKYKNSVYQTPGVNDTMLQWMFMQAKNDNIPHEGYYGGLILDEMAIQEDIQIKRHGGSSKFVGMPDLGDEGNQLQSSKYQMANHVIQFMFHGLTGFRFLVAHYPTTQANAPQIYTMFWDVVQALEQWGFHVIYTSLDGASNNRSFINMHFPSPSSDMAGFNPFCDAHPVVFIADPSHLFKKIRNNILSSGTCKWHTRLLKIDGCVTTWKTFIDAYDWDKKHGLSIHQKLTSQHLHPNQAEKMRNHLAEECLNSDMLHLMKQFKESLCENSSAASLCDGPIKLLEQTSRLIAIFHDRRPIADLKDERLEHLSSALLFFLQWEKDTSDVKNLMSHETREDLKVLLYGFQKLCTIVVNDINYILTPGFINSDIVENIFSQQRGLHHGAGSNPNYQQYCTATNSITLCQNLVSKKSNAARRKSNTHGGSALPFKQLCNNLNIKQNQ; translated from the coding sequence ATGGCTACCCGTTCTTGTGTTCTTATTCCTGCAAACTTGCAGAGCATTTCAAAGTACATTCCGGAGGATTTTTTCCTAATACGGAGTTCATCCACCTCAGCTGTCTATGGAAGAGACACCTCGCTGATTTGCAATGGTTTCAAAGTCTTGATGGAGGTGATGATCCATGAGGATGGGTCTATTCAGATATCTGttggaaataaaataaaaacattgaaagaCCTTGACAAGATTGATCTGAATTCCCTTAAagtcaattcatttttttgctTGCTTAAATCTTTTCGCTTCTGTGAGGGAGTAGACGCAAAACTGACTTCCAAAGAAAATAAAGAGAACATCATTCTACAAACAAATGCTCACCATAACTGTACTGCATACTCTCCACAGTGCATCAAAGTGTTGCCATTGAATTCTAAAAGGGAAACCATCACATGTCATCACTGTAAAAGTATGCGACACAAGGATTCTGATGAACCAGAACTGCCCATAGAAAAACCACCATTTCCACCTCCTCCTCCTCCGTCTCTTCCTCCACCATCTTCAGCCATCAACAGTATTCTGAACACCCCAACTGAAATAGTGAACTATCTTAAACAGGTGGCACCATATTTAGTAGAGGGACAACTTGCACTAATAAAATCCCAACTAATGAATTCAAGTGTCAGCAGTGTGAAATCTAGGAAATGGGATTTTGACATTATGCAGTTAGCATTATCTATTTGGACAAGAAGTCCCAGGGCTTATGAACAACTATGTTTCAGTAAAAAGTTAATTCTACCATGTGTAAACACattatctaaatataaaaactCTGTTTACCAAACTCCTGGGGTGAATGACACCATGCTTCAGTGGATGTTTATGCAGGCAAAAAATGATAACATTCCACATGAAGGTTACTATGGAGGCCTAATTTTGGATGAAATGGCCATACAAGAAGACATACAGATAAAACGTCATGGGGGATCTAGCAAATTTGTAGGAATGCCTGATTTGGGAGATGAGGGTAACCAATTGCAGTCCTCTAAATACCAAATGGCAAACCATGTCATTCAATTCATGTTTCATGGCCTGACAGGTTTCCGCTTTCTTGTTGCCCACTATCCCACCACTCAAGCCAATGCGCcacaaatatatacaatgttTTGGGATGTAGTCCAGGCACTTGAACAATGGGGGTTCCATGTGATTTATACCTCTTTAGATGGCGCATCTAACAACAGATCtttcataaatatgcattttcCATCACCATCATCTGACATGGCTGGCTTTAATCCATTCTGTGATGCCCATCCAGTAGTCTTCATTGCAGACCCATCAcacctgtttaaaaaaatcaggaaCAATATTCTGAGCAGTGGTACATGTAAATGGCACACAAGACTTCTAAAGATTGATGGGTGTGTAACAACATGGAAAACATTTATTGATGCCTATGACTGGGATAAAAAGCATGGTCTCTCTATCCATCAAAAACTTACCTCTCAACATCTTCATCCAAACCAGGCTGAGAAGATGAGAAATCACCTTGCTGAGGAATGTCTCAATTCAGATATGCTGCATCTCATGAAACAGTTCAAGGAAAGTTTGTGTGAAAATTCCTCCGCAGCTTCCCTCTGTGATGGGCCCATCAAATTACTGGAGCAGACTAGTCGTTTGATTGCCATATTTCATGATCGACGTCCCATTGCAGACCTGAAGGATGAACGCCTTGAACATCTTTCAAGTGCCCTTCTCTTCTTTCTTCAGTGGGAAAAAGATACTTCAGATGTAAAAAACTTGATGTCACATGAAACACGAGAAGACTTAAAGGTTCTTCTGTATggatttcaaaaattatgtacaattgtTGTGAATGATATAAATTACATACTTACCCCTGGATTCATCAACAGCGATATTgtggaaaatatattttctcagCAAAGGGGGCTCCATCACGGTGCTGGGAGCAATCCAAATTATCAGCAATACTGTACTGCAACAAATAGCATTACCCTTTGCCAGAATTTAGTTTCCAAAAAATCAAATGCTGCAAGAAGGAAATCAAACACCCATGGAGGATCAGCCCTTCCGTTCAAACAGCTGTGCAATAATCTGaacataaaacaaaaccaataa